Below is a genomic region from Triticum dicoccoides isolate Atlit2015 ecotype Zavitan chromosome 5A, WEW_v2.0, whole genome shotgun sequence.
aggcgatgggccctgattgtatccccattgaggtgtggagagGCCTCGGAAACAGCTATAGTATGgctaagcttttcaacctcatttttgggcaaacaagatgccagaagaatggagacggagtatattagtactaatcttaaagaacaagggggatgttcagagttgtactaattaccgtggaattaagctgatgagccatacaatgaagctatgggagagagtcattgagcaccgcttaagaagtatgacaagcgtgaccaaaaatcagtttggtttcatgcttgggaggtcgaccatggaagccatttcttGGTACAACTCATGGAGAGatacagggagcaaaagaaggacctacatatggtgttcattgacttagagaaggcctacgataagataccacggaatgtcatgtggtgggccttggagaaacacaaagtcccagcaaagtacattgccCTCATCAAGGAAATgtatgataatgttgtgacaagtgttcgaacaagtgacggcgacactgatgacttcccgattaaaataggactgcaccaggggtcagctttgagcccttgtcTTTTCGctctggtgatggatgaggtcacaagggatatacaaggagatatcccatggtgtatgctctttgcggatgatgtggtgctagtcgatgatagtcggacgggggtcaaTAGGAAGTTAGAGCTATGGAGACAGACCTTGGAATCCAAAGGTTTTAGACTTAGTAGGACTAAAATCGAGTACATGAGGTGCGGTTTCGGTACTGCTaggcacgaggaggaggagggtAGCCTTGATGGACAGGTGgtgcctcggaaggacaccttttgatatttggggtcaatgctgcagaaggatggggatatcgatgaagatgtgaatcatcgaatcaaagccggatggatgaagtggcgccaagcttctggcattctctgtgataagagagtgccacaaaagctaaaaggcaagttctataggacggcggttcgacccgcaatgttgtatggcgctgagtgttggccgactaaaaggcgacatgttcaacagttaggtgtggtggTCTGGTggagatgcgcatgttgagatggatgtgtggccatgcAAGGAAGgaccgagtccggaatgatgatatacgagatagagttggggtagcgccgattgaagagaagcttgttcaacatcgtctgagatggtttgggcatattcagcgcaggcctccagaagcgtcagtgcatagcggatggctaaagcgcGCTAATAATGTCAAGATaggtcggggtagaccgaacttgacatgggaggagtccgtaaagaggGATCTGAAGGACTGGAGTGATATCACGagagaactagccatggacaggggtgtgtggaagcttgctatccatgtgccagaaccatgagttggttgagAGATCTTATGGATTTCACCTCTAGCCTATCCCAACTGTTTGGTATTGTTGACATGgattttttttctataaactttggTCAAACTTAAGAGAGTTTGATTTAGGACAAAACAAATAGGACTTACATTTTGGGAAGGAAGGAGTAGTTTATTTGCTGGAAATGGTGAGCAGTGCAAACTTTGATTCCACGAACGGGTAGAATCTGGTTTGATCTTAGTGGAACAGTTACCTGATCATACTCAGCAATTGTACCAGCTCTAAAAACACCCCCTTCTTTAAATAAGTTCTGAAATAACCTAGGAAACGCGCATGGAAATTTGTGAATCTCATAATACGACTGTACATGGGCAGGTTCCTCAGGTGATGGAAGTGGTTGGCCTCGGCTTCACAGTTTGGTTCACCTCGCGATATCTGATATTTAAGGTGATTAGTGTACCCAGTCTCAGTTTGAAGTTTGAACTGATAAATACCCACGGCGGTGGACTGACATTTCTACCACTTATGATGCAGGAAAACAGGGACGAGTTGATCATGAGAATCAGCTCCATCAAGAAGCAGGTACTTGGGTCTCGTGACGACTGAGCAATTTCCGGGCGGTCTGTTGTAGTTGTAGTGAAAAGATGCTGCACTGAAACATGGATGGTGTTTTTGAAGAGATGACCTGGTACCCATACCTGCTTTCCCTTTTTCGACAAAAAATGTTCTGAATAATTAGTATATTTTATTTCCAGGCCTGCCTTGAGATCGTGTCCGTTTCTAAATTAGTTTTAGCGAGTCGTGTCACTGGACCGTTGCGCCTTTCTGTCACACCGTTGGAATAAAGTGTAGATGCCGGGCAATGGGCAATGCCGGCTTGCGGAATTCTTTGTGTTGCATGCGACCCGCTGGGGTGGCTAATTATTCAAGTCATCGTTCATGACGATATATGAGGGCAGCTTCGTCAGGTGGCTGCAAACAGTCTCTGTCACGGGGTTCAGTTGCAATCACAGAGGAGTTTTTTAACTTGATTAGCATATATCTCCGTGGCCTACTTTGGTTGGTGTTTGTATATTTTGGCCCCCAGCCAGGTTGAGGTTGGTCCTCGTTGCAATGAGAATCGCCGCCCCTCACCAACTTTTTTTTGATAAAGCCCTCACCAACTAACCAGGTTATTTTTCCTTAAATGCATATAAAGCCATGTTATTTTCTTTAATTTTTCTGTAAGCCATTTCGTTCCGCACCGATGCTAATTTTACCTGGCATCGTTAAATGATCAATAATATATGGCTGTGTGCATCACCTGATGTAGAGGTAGAGGGTTATTTCCTCTTTCAGAAAAAAGCAAAACTACTCCCAAATAGGGAAAACGGTTAAAAAATTTCTTTCTCTTGCTGTGAAAAGCAATTTTGGTTTCCTGGGTTTAGCGATTCATATAGGCCACAGAAAGGTAAGGTCAATTGAGCTGCGCAAAAGGGCAGCAGATCAGTCTTGTCAAGCTGTCAaccattttattttttattttttgcgagAGCAATCATTTTGAATACTGAAGCGTTTAACACATCACCACAGTGCAGAGGAGGCAATCGCtttcgtttttttttttttttgagacatagGCAATGCTTTCGTAAAAGGCTAAAAACTGAGGGCTCAGTTGGCCTTTTAGCACATCGCAGTCGGAAGGAGGCAATCGCTTTCCTAAATGGCCATTAGCGCTGAGCATGAGGCAGGACTCAGTTGGGGTTTCTGACCGGTGGCTGTGGCCTGCGGGGGCGAGACGGCCATTAGCGACGCGACCAGGCAAGAGAGGCGGATGAGCGTCGGATTAGTCTATTCACAGAGGGTCAATAAACCGAGCAGTTTCGCCCATCGGCTTCTTCCTCTGCAATGGAATCTTAGCAGCTCTCCTGCTAGCTTTCAAAAAATAGAACACAGAGGGGGCATGGATAATAACAAAGATGAGAAATTAGTCTATTGACCAGAACAATAACTCGGCCAGTGTTATCAATTCACGGCATCCTACCGATCAAGGTAGGGCAAGGAATGGTCATCTGTTCAAGAAGACAAAAAGCCTCATGGGACTTCTCGAGATCATGGCCATGAAGATGGAAAAGAACTCTATGAGACTAGGTCTCACGCGAGACCTATCCTGATGGATGATATGTGGCATTCATAAATCACAAAGCAGAATGTCACGTGTCAcccatcaggacgggtctcacctgctaaccgtgagacctgaTAGATAGACTAACCAAAATAGGCTTTGCCCCTGGTGAGACAGCCTGCTGGTTGCAAGAGCCACCTGGATCTGTATCGTGTTTTTGTATTAGCTGTCTatccaaaaaagaaaaggaaaaaacgcACACCCGAAGGCAGCGAAGTATTGAACGAAGGATGAAAAGCACGCAAAGTATTGAATGAAGGATGAAAAGCACACCGCCGCAGGTGCGAGCAACACATGCCATGAGAACCACGACCCGTAGAAGCCAAACTAGAGGCGTACGACGGCCACGGCGGCTTTTCAGTTTGAAAATGAACAACAGAGAAGCAAAACCACACGCAGCGAATTGAATCGCTTTCCCCATCATCGGAAGAAAGAAATTGCTTTCTCCGTCAGCCAGCCCGTAGAAAACAAACGTCGCCTTCCCAGCGGCACAAACCAACGCATTTCCTTCCAGAAATGCACATCGCAGAGAGCTGCAGGACCCCATTATTCGTCAGAGAAGAAAACGCACATGGGATTCCCGTTTCCAATACGCGGACGCGGACGCGAACACGCACGCAAATATCACCCGCTGCGCCTGCGCGTTCGTCGCCTCAACACTTCTGTCGCAGTTTTTGTCCCGTCACGGAAAGATCCTCCCCGGCCCCACCCGCCATCGGCCTCTCGCCGTCCGTTCAGATCTTTCCGCCCCCGGCCGGCGAGGCCACACCGCCGCACCTCTCTCTCACACGTGCCTCCCAGCCCCAGCCGCCGCGAGCGCAGCGCAGGGACGGCCGCGTCCACCCGCTCCGACGCTGACCTGTGGGCCATGGGCAGGTGACGTAGTAGGTGTCACCCTGTGCCTTCGTCTTCCCCCAGATAAAGCCAAGCCCAGCGACGCCAAcaactcctcgtcctcctcctcgtggaCTCCCCCCAAAACTAAACCCTCTTCTCTCTTCGGAGTTGGATGCGCCGCCCGTGACCAGCGAGCCGCCGCCAGAGCCAGCCCACCGCGACCGCGACCTCCGGCGGAGATGGCGTCCATCTCCGGCGCGGCGgcgccgccctcctcctcctccgcgtgcCGGCTGCGGCTGCGGAGGCAGCTCCTCATGCGCCCCTCCCACCTCCGCCTCCGCGCGCCCCATTCCATCGCGGACCTCTCCCGCTCCTCCGGCTCCCCCCACGCCCCGGCCCCGCCGCTCGCGTCCAGGGCGCCGGGccagggcggcggcgctgcggtcgAGAAGGACCCGATCAAGCTCTGGGACCGCTACGTCGAGTGGCTCTACCAGCACAAGCAGCTGGGCCTCTTCGTCGACGTCAGCCGGATGGGCTTCACCGACGACTTCCTCCTGCAGATGGAGCCGCTCATGCAGCGCGCCTTCGTCGCCATGGGGGAGCTCGAGAAGGGCGCCATCGCCAACCCCGACGAGGGCCGCATGGTGGGCCACTACTGGCTCCGCGACCCcggcctcgcccccaactccttcctccgcACCAAGATCGAGAAGACCGTCGACCACATCCTCGCCTTCTCCCAGGACGTCGTCTCTGGCAAGGTCAGCGCATTTCACTGCATTTTATTTTTCATACAATTGATTGAATTGTTGCTACTCCTGAGGTCTGAGGAGTATATATAGGGTTGATAAGGAGTATGTGAGTTTGTGATGCAATGGCATCACTCTTGTGTATTTATATCTCTGCCATGATATTAAAGCTTAATTTTAGGGGTGGGCTGAGGCAATGCAATTACTTATAGTCAGTCAGAGAAAGAGGGCCAGTGGTAACTAGCTTTAGTTGTCTAGCAAGGCACCTAGAAGCATTCGCGATGGAATTATCAGAAGTTGAGCGTCCAGGTTTTTGTTGTACAATTCTGTTGCTGTGATATGCCATCCATGAGGAAGTCTTGAGTATGTTTGTGCGTAAGCATGCTCTGTCATTGTAATACACACACGCAAGCGCACGCACACACAGTTTGGAGATTGGCTTGCTTGTATTTTAAGGAATATGCATCATACAAGAGATGGATGCCGATTATGTTAAGCCTATTCAGGCTTTTCCTACCTTCACTTTTAATCATTAGTTCACTACAAGCTCTTACAAGCCAGTTTTGCTATAAAAATGCAGATTAAACCTCCGTCGTCTCAGGCTGGTCGTTTTACTCAAATACTCTCTATAGGAATTGGAGGATCATCTTTGGGGCCTCAATTTGTTTCTGAGGCACTTGCGCCTGATAACCCCCCATTGAAGGTATTGTCCCGAGTTCTCTAATCTGCGCTATGTACCTTGATTGCATTTTTCCATTCTGTGTATTTAGGTATGTTTCAAGCACTGTAAGCATTACCTTTTTTTTCTGCTTGATATCAGATACGATTTATTGACAACACCGACCCTGCTGGAATTGATCATCAAATTGCTCAACTAGGGGAGGAACTTAAATCTACTCTTGTAATTGTAATCTCTAAGGTACATATATAGTTCCTATATCTCCTTATTATGCCCCTCTTTTCCCATTGCTATTAGATACTTGTTCGCATCACATGCTTGTTTATACGTACAGAGTGGTGGTACACCTGAAACCCGGAATGGTCTACTAGAAGTACAAAAAGCCTTCAGAGATGCTGGACTGGATTTTTCAAAACAGGTTTTGACCTCAGTTCTTTTTTCCCCTTTTGCATGTTAATTCATATATTGAAATGGCAAATGTTGTATGTTGGGCTAATCTTTAACTGCAAGCAGTGAATATTACTCTGGACTGCTAATTTACTATAGATGCTGATGCCTTCCTATCAGGGTTGTGAGGTACACTGAAATGATTTGTCTCATGTTTCATGTACAGACTAGTGACAAGGAGAGAATCTGTATGAACTGCCCTGGATCCAGTTCTTACCGCGTTTGTAGTATTTTAGTTGTGTCGTATAACTCGATTCTCTATGGATTTGATGCATCAATACATAATTTTGTGGTCATTGTCATTGCTCAATAAGTAAGCATTCATCTTGATAATACAATTGATTTTTCTTAACCAGTGTGAAAATTGTGCATAAGACAATCATACAATTTTTTAAGACGGAAACAGATTGCTCTCACGGCCTTATTGTAAAACAATTGATATCTGATGACACATCTGTTTTGCAGGGTGTTGCAATCACTCAAGAAAATTCTCTATTAGATAACACTGCCAGAATAGAGGGATGGTTAGATCGATTTCCTATGTTTGACTGGGTTGGTGGTAGAACATCAGAATTGTCAGCGGTGGGGTTACTTCCAGCTGCATTACAGGTCAGTGCCTTCCACTTTCCCGTGTTGCAGAGAAGCGGACTTCCATGAAATTCCATATTAATATGAGTGGTTTTTGACACTTAACAGGGTATCGATGTCAAGGAAATGCTAGTTGGTGCAGCACTAATGGATGAGGAAACCAGGAACACTGTGGTATGGATTTAGATGTATAGACTAGTTTGGTCATATGATATGACTATGGAGATGTCTCAAATATTGCTTTGCACTTATCCAGGTTAAGGAAAATCCAGCAGCATTACTTGCGTTATCTTGGTATTGGGCTACAGATGGAATAGGCAGTAAGGTTTGTGTCTTCATTGGTTACAATTTATGTCGAGGTTTCTGATTTCAGTACTTTGCTTACTAGTGACTTTATCCCTCTTCCAGGATATGGTTGTACTTCCTTACAAGGATAGTCTGCTACTTTTGAGTAGATATTTACAACAACTTGTCATGGAATCTCTTGGGAAAGAATTTGACCTTGACGGCAATCGGGTATGTATCCTTGCTTCTCTACTCCCAGTACCTGATGTTCTGTATCTACACTACCAGCTGCCAGATTTTATGCTCAGCTGTGTGCTTTGTTAAGCATATAAAATTTTAATGTCAGGTTAATCAAGGGCTAACGGTATATGGTAACAAGGGAAGCACAGACCAACATGCGTAAGTTCACACTTACTTTTTTACATTACTTACTGTGGTTAAAGTGCAACTTTTACTAAACTGTCTATGGTTTCAGTTACATTCAACAGCTAAGAGAAGGGGTGCACAACTTCTTCGTTACTTTTATCGAGGTTTTGCGTGACAGGCCTCCAGGTCATGATTGGGAGCTTGAACCTGGAGTCACATGTGGTGACTACTTGTTTGGGATGTTGCAGGTTTGTCTTCAGAGTTCAGATTTTAAGACATATAATTATGTTAATTTGTGCACTAGTATACGGTGATTAATGACAGAGGAAACCTATACCTCGCAGGGTACACGCTCTGCTCTTTATTCTAATGACCGAGAGTCCATCTCCGTTACTGTGGAAGAAGTAACTCCCAGAGCTGTTGGAGCACTGGTTGCACTCTATGAACGTGCAGTTGGAATTTATGCTTCTTTAGTAAACATCAACGCATATCATCAGCCTGGTACTATCCTCAAGATGCACTAGTATTGCTCATGATTCATAACTTATTATTGTCATTCTTATCATTATATATGCTGTATGATGCAGGTGTCGAGGCAGGGAAAAAAGCAGCAGGAGAGGTATTGGCCCTTCAGAAAAGGGTGCTGACTGTTCTCAATGAGGCCAGGTATGAAGTCTCttactccctctgtatcaaaatataagacgtgtTTTGACAGGGAGTATTACATTTTTTGTTCTTTGATGAAGCTGTACTTGTTTGCGTAGTATTCCAGGCAATGTTTAGATTACATAGTATGCATGCCCTCTGTTACCTGCCGAATGTCTCTTGGGTAACTGAAAATGTTTAGATTAATCTAGATTTCAGAAATTCTTCATGGATTATGATTGACAGTTACATGCCATCAGATAGCTAGACTGCTGCTTGAACAGGCGGACTTGAAAAGCCACCTACAGATGCTTTATGCCCAATCATTCCGGATAACGCTTGCATCCTTTGTCTTACCGCAGCTGCTGGCACAGAGTTAGCCAATGCTTATTCCTCAGATACTGTCATTGTTTCTTCTCCGAGAAAAGAAGTTGACGACCCGTAGGCCTTCCACCTCCACGTGGCATTGCTCCGTCAGGCTTTTGCCCATTGCGGAAAATTCCCCACTGCTGCTACCCGTAGGAGTCTGGGCTGTGTCTCAGTCCCAGTGTGGCTGGCTGATCATCCTCTCGGACAAGCTACTGAACCCTTATTGAAGTAGGGCACGCTACGGCAACACAGGACTGACGGGGTGGGGGACTTGCTGTCTACTTGGCAAGCCTTCACTGCCCCCTTCTGTAACTTCCCTTCTTTCGTCCGTCCACGAGACAgtcaaaagaaagagaaaaaggggCGGCTACAATGCAGGAGTCGTGGCGGTTGTATGCCACAAGGTCCCTATAGACTAGGGGTCAAGTGAATCATCGCTTTTGGGCGCAGGCAGCCCTCTACCGTCCATCCCATTGCATTCCTCTCAGAGTACTGTACTGTCTCAGAC
It encodes:
- the LOC119301886 gene encoding glucose-6-phosphate isomerase 1, chloroplastic-like, with protein sequence MASISGAAAPPSSSSACRLRLRRQLLMRPSHLRLRAPHSIADLSRSSGSPHAPAPPLASRAPGQGGGAAVEKDPIKLWDRYVEWLYQHKQLGLFVDVSRMGFTDDFLLQMEPLMQRAFVAMGELEKGAIANPDEGRMVGHYWLRDPGLAPNSFLRTKIEKTVDHILAFSQDVVSGKIKPPSSQAGRFTQILSIGIGGSSLGPQFVSEALAPDNPPLKIRFIDNTDPAGIDHQIAQLGEELKSTLVIVISKSGGTPETRNGLLEVQKAFRDAGLDFSKQGVAITQENSLLDNTARIEGWLDRFPMFDWVGGRTSELSAVGLLPAALQGIDVKEMLVGAALMDEETRNTVVKENPAALLALSWYWATDGIGSKDMVVLPYKDSLLLLSRYLQQLVMESLGKEFDLDGNRVNQGLTVYGNKGSTDQHAYIQQLREGVHNFFVTFIEVLRDRPPGHDWELEPGVTCGDYLFGMLQGTRSALYSNDRESISVTVEEVTPRAVGALVALYERAVGIYASLVNINAYHQPGVEAGKKAAGEVLALQKRVLTVLNEASCKDPAEPLTLEQIADRCHCPKDIEMIYKIIQHMAANDRALIAEGSCGSPRSVKVYLGECNVDDL